A window of the Lactuca sativa cultivar Salinas chromosome 7, Lsat_Salinas_v11, whole genome shotgun sequence genome harbors these coding sequences:
- the LOC111913970 gene encoding uncharacterized protein LOC111913970 has protein sequence MSPAALAEPTTNTLPESSETPESSPERGDLDNNRRFWDLRGVQWRTDLGVLPSSSSIDEVRRVTANSRRSYATLRRRHLIDPLPKDGSNIPDLVMDNPLSQDPDSMWGRFFQKAEIEKMVDQDLSRLYPEHGSYFQTPGCQGVLRRILLLWCIRHPNHGYRQGMHELLAPLLYVLEADVERLSAVRKLYKHYFTDNFDGLSFHNTDSTYTQTSQHTDNNNEIQENQEPINTLDPKIQTIISFCDPYGAEGELGIVLSQKFMEHDAYCMFDALMSGNGGAVAMSNFFAPPPLSTQLPPVIEASSALYHLLAVVDPSLYTHFIELGVEPQYFALRWLRVLFGREFDLEDLLVIWDEIFSFDNKKLDGVENENDPETSFRVLNSTRGAFIAALAVSMILYIRSSVLSTETATSCLQRLLNFPKDVNLEKLVKKGKLLVPVAIAAMRSMPPPVDGGGGSGGYKMSKVTTGGKSHSYWEEKWRVLHKEEEKKVENKPKDWPEKVKVQLLRTESDPSSSKGFREKTIMSPGPGPARIGRHVRRSLLDDLARQLGLEEEPENCGNGGSEENSSIFSDVASPGGAANDNHHENETDRSSVASNLSVNEPETETETVTVPEVDSPETVAEVDSPEAVAGDAPVKVEENKDSAGKPGVNLKDRILSSGKLQWLWKFGKNGGEGSSEKGGGGGGVGGGDQKSEVAVDSGMDVRSKAESREQNKTCSLKNLGESMVENLQVIESVFQQEKEVDNMSKKALVDRGQMTAMAALKELRKISNILSEM, from the exons ATGTCACCGGCGGCCCTTGCCGAGCCGACAACCAATACATTACCGGAATCTTCAGAAACCCCCGAGTCGTCACCGGAGAGAGGTGATTTGGATAATAATCGCCGCTTTTGGGACTTGAGAGGGGTTCAGTGGCGTACTGATTTGGGGGTTTTgccctcttcatcctccatcgaTGAAGTTCGTCGTGTTACTGCAAATTCCCGTAGAAG CTACGCTACTTTAAGAAGGAGGCACCTAATCGATCCTCTTCCTAAAGATGGAAGCAATATTCCCGATCTTGTTATGGACAATCCATTATCGCAAGACCCAG ATAGCATGTGGGGTCGCTTTTTTCAAAAAGCCGAGATAGAGAAAATGGTGGATCAAGATTTGTCACGATTGTATCCTGAACATGGTAGCTACTTTCAGACTCCTGGATGCCAAGGGGTATTGAGACGAATTTTGTTGCTTTGGTGTATTAGACATCCCAACCATGGCTATAGACAAG gaaTGCACGAACTCTTGGCTCCACTATTATACGTCCTAGAAGCGGATGTAGAACGTCTATCCGCAGTGCGAAAACTATACAAACATTACTTCACCGATAATTTCGATGGCTTATCTTTCCACAACACCGATTCAACATACACTCAAACATCTCAACACACAGACAACAATAACGAAATCCAAGAAAATCAAGAACCCATCAATACCCTCGACCCCAAAATCCAAACAATCATCTCCTTTTGCGACCCGTATGGGGCCGAGGGCGAATTGGGAATTGTCTTATCCCAAAAATTCATGGAACACGACGCCTATTGTATGTTCGATGCGTTAATGTCCGGTAACGGTGGTGCGGTTGCAATGTCCAACTTTTTCGCACCGCCGCCTTTGTCCACCCAATTGCCGCCAGTAATCGAAGCCTCCTCCGCCTTGTACCACCTCCTTGCGGTGGTTGATCCGTCTCTTTACACTCATTTCATCGAGCTCGGGGTTGAACCGCAGTATTTCGCGCTTCGGTGGTTACGGGTGTTGTTTGGGCGGGAGTTTGACCTCGAGGACCTTTTGGTCATTTGGGATGAaatattttcatttgataataaaaaactCGATGGGGTGGAAAATGAAAACGACCCGGAAACAAGTTTCCGGGTCTTGAATTCGACCCGTGGGGCGTTTATTGCCGCCCTTGCGGTTTCGATGATTCTGTATATTCGATCGTCTGTTCTTTCCACCGAAACCGCCACTTCGTGTCTTCAAAGATTATTGAATTTTCCAAAAGATGTGAATTTGGAGAAATTGGTGAAGAAAGGGAAGTTGTTGGTTCCGGTGGCTATTGCCGCCATGAGATCGATGCCACCGCCGGTGGATGGCGGCGGCGGTAGCGGTGGTTACAAGATGAGCAAAGTAACGACCGGTGGTAAGAGTCATAGCTACTGGGAGGAGAAATGGCGGGTTTTGCataaagaagaagagaagaaagttGAAAATAAACCGAAAGATTGGCCAGAAAAAGTGAAAGTGCAGTTGTTGAGAACGGAATCCGACCCATCTTCTTCTAAGGGATTTCGTGAAAAGACGATTATGTCCCCGGGCCCTGGCCCGGCCCGGATTGGACGCCATGTTCGCCGGAGTTTGCTCGATGACTTGGCCCGACAGCTTGGATTAGAAGAGGAACCAGAAAATTGTGGAAATGGTGGCAGTGAAGAGAACTCTTCGATTTTTTCCGACGTGGCAAGCCCGGGTGGTGCCGCCAATGACAACCACCATGAAAACGAGACTGACCGGAGTAGTGTGGCGTCGAATTTATCAGTCAATGAGCCTGAGACTGAGACCGAGACTGTGACTGTCCCGGAAGTTGATTCCCCTGAAACTGTCGCGGAAGTTGATTCGCCGGAGGCTGTCGCCGGAGATGCTCCGGTGAAGGTGGAGGAGAATAAAGATTCCGCCGGAAAACCAGGGGTGAATTTGAAAGATAGGATTCTTTCTTCGGGGAAGCTTCAGTGGCTTTGGAAGTTTGGGAAGAATGGCGGTGAGGGTTCGTCGGAGAAGGGCGGCGGCGGTGGCGGTGTTGGTGGTGGTGATCAGAAAAGTGAAGTGGCGGTGGATTCCGGGATGGATGTTAGGAGCAAAGCGGAATCCAGAGAGCAAAACAAGACATGTTCTTTGAAGAATCTAGGCGAATCCATGGTGGAAAATCTACAG gtgATTGAATCGGTGTTTCAGCAAGAAAAGGAAGTAGATAACATGTCGAAGAAGGCACTGGTGGATAGAGGACAGATGACAGCCATGGCAGCTCTTAAAGAGCTTCGTAAGATTAGTAATATTTTGTCAGAAATGTGA